The Humulus lupulus chromosome 4, drHumLupu1.1, whole genome shotgun sequence genome has a window encoding:
- the LOC133832049 gene encoding uncharacterized protein LOC133832049: protein MKQRVGLVGLLETRVKAQNIGALYVRMFSGWCFTSNIAWHKGGRIMVSWNPLIFNVNILWCSSQLIHLEVATTDDRNKFKVIFVYAFNKEDERRALWKDLCALAALEPWLVLGDFNDILSKDERIGTKVKFNSSNEFARCVADCCLEDVKFSGNFFTWTNKQHGDDRIFSKIDRILANQAWLDVFSAAEAVFLSEGMFDHCPGLLTVYQEEFNGKKLFKYFIMWSSFPGFGDRVKCCWNHHRSGTPMYQVVSKLKALKQVLKEINKLGFSNLHTKVESARVELLQSQQKLQADPMNQELHSQELKNREIFAELNKAYGSFLQQKAKMNWAKGGDENTSFYHACIRERKLQSRIYSIINSDGVRVESPS, encoded by the coding sequence ATGAAGCAAAGAGTGGGGTTGGTTGGTCTCCTTGAGACGAGAGTGAAGGCCCAAAACATTGGTGCCTTGTATGTGAGAATGTTTTCAGGTTGGTGTTTTACAAGCAATATTGCGTGGCACAAAGGTGGCCGAATAATGGTGAGTTGGAACCCTTTGATATTTAATGTCAACATTTTGTGGTGCTCGAGTCAATTAATTCATCTTGAAGTTGCTACTACTGATGATAGAAACAAGTTCAAGGTGATTTTTGTTTATGCTTTTAATAAAGAAGATGAAAGAAGAGCTTTATGGAAAGACTTGTGTGCTTTGGCTGCCTTAGAACCATGGCTGGTTCTTGGggattttaatgatatattgAGCAAAGATGAGAGAATTGGTACTAAGGTGAAGTTTAACTCTTCGAATGAGTTTGCTAGATGTGTAGCAGATTGTTGCTTAGAGGATGTTAAGTTTAGTGGTAATTTTTTTACATGGACCAACAAGCAACATGGTGATGACAGGATCTTCTCGAAAATTGATAGAATATTGGCTAATCAAGCTTGGCTAGATGTTTTCTCAGCAGCTGAAGCAGTGTTCCTTTCTGAAGGTATGTTTGATCACTGTCCCGGGCTACTTACAGTTTATCAAGAGGAGTTCAATGGGAAGAAGCTTTTCAAGTATTTCATAATGTGGAGCTCTTTTCCTGGTTTTGGAGATCGAGTTAAGTGTTGCTGGAATCATCATAGATCTGGAACTCCAATGTATCAAGTGGTCAGTAAACTTAAGGCTTTGAAACAGGTCTTGAAGGAGATAAACAAGCTGGGATTTTCTAACTTACATACTAAAGTTGAAAGTGCTCGTGTGGAACTCCTGCAATCTCAACAGAAGCTGCAAGCAGATCCGATGAATCAGGAGCTGCATTCTCAGGAGCTTAAGAACAGAGAGATTTTTGCAGAACTAAATAAGGCATATGGCTCTTTTCTCCAACAAAAGGCAAAAATGAATTGGGCAAAAGGTGGTGATGAAAATACTTCTTTCTACCATGCTTGTATTCGGGAAAGGAAGTTGCAAAGTAGGATTTACTCCATTATTAATTCAGATGGGGTAAGAGTGGAATCACCTAGTTAA